One region of Halodesulfovibrio sp. genomic DNA includes:
- a CDS encoding iron-containing alcohol dehydrogenase: protein MSLQQTVAPVEFYMPPVTVIGSGAIKEIPAKLASLGGTKPLLVTDKGMTQLGVTASIVQIIQAAGMQCAVYDETVPNPTDQNVNDGLAQYANNGCDCIITLGGGSAHDCGKGVGIVATNGGTIHQYEGVNKARVAMPPFIAVNTTAGTASEMTRFCIITDTTRKVKMAIVDWRVTPSIALDDPELMVGMPPSLTAATGIDALTHAVEAYVSTEATHLTDANAEKAIKLIAKYLRRAVGNGRNIEAREAMCFAQYQAGMAFNNAGLGYVHAMAHQLGGLLNLPHGECNAILLPHVCEFNMLSAMDRFAEMAGFFGVQATARTQREAATNMIQAIRDLLQDIGIPSSLTLLAQKYGKTVNPEDFSAMADSAMKDACAATNPRNMTKQDIMAIYRKIL, encoded by the coding sequence ATGAGTTTACAGCAGACAGTAGCACCTGTCGAATTTTACATGCCGCCAGTTACAGTTATCGGTTCTGGCGCAATTAAAGAGATTCCTGCAAAACTTGCGTCCTTGGGAGGTACCAAGCCTTTACTCGTAACAGATAAAGGAATGACGCAGCTTGGCGTGACCGCTTCTATCGTACAGATTATTCAGGCAGCAGGTATGCAGTGCGCTGTATACGATGAAACCGTGCCTAACCCGACAGATCAGAACGTTAATGACGGACTTGCACAATACGCCAACAACGGTTGCGATTGCATTATTACCCTTGGTGGCGGCAGTGCCCACGATTGTGGTAAAGGCGTAGGTATTGTGGCTACTAATGGTGGCACAATTCACCAATACGAAGGTGTTAATAAAGCACGCGTAGCAATGCCGCCATTTATTGCCGTAAACACCACTGCGGGAACTGCGTCTGAAATGACACGTTTCTGCATTATTACAGATACCACCCGCAAAGTTAAAATGGCTATTGTGGACTGGCGTGTGACCCCAAGTATTGCTCTTGATGATCCAGAACTCATGGTTGGCATGCCACCAAGCCTTACCGCAGCAACAGGTATTGATGCTCTGACACACGCTGTGGAAGCATATGTTTCTACAGAAGCAACACATCTGACAGACGCAAACGCAGAAAAAGCAATCAAGTTAATTGCTAAATACCTGCGTCGTGCAGTTGGTAATGGTCGTAATATAGAAGCGCGTGAAGCAATGTGCTTTGCACAGTATCAGGCTGGTATGGCGTTCAACAACGCTGGGCTTGGATATGTTCACGCAATGGCACACCAGCTTGGCGGTCTCCTTAACTTACCGCACGGTGAGTGTAACGCGATTCTTTTGCCACATGTATGTGAGTTTAACATGCTTTCTGCAATGGATCGTTTTGCAGAAATGGCTGGTTTCTTTGGTGTGCAGGCCACAGCACGCACACAGCGTGAAGCTGCAACCAATATGATTCAGGCAATTCGCGATCTTCTTCAGGATATCGGTATTCCATCAAGCCTTACCTTGCTTGCACAAAAGTATGGTAAGACTGTTAACCCTGAAGATTTTTCCGCCATGGCAGACAGCGCAATGAAAGATGCATGTGCGGCAACTAACCCTCGCAATATGACTAAACAAGATATTATGGCAATTTACCGTAAGATTTTGTAG
- a CDS encoding methyl-accepting chemotaxis protein, which translates to MFKTIKSKIAAGFIASCLISIIAVATMSFVILKQSAKEDFVKEAELSAHLVDNYLSFFMQSAENNAVHLANDSVLKSAGGKLDVFYNSTQPAFVFRGNETVEQQAIAKVFKDLIQTHSLYGVVFMGMTDGGYIHYPDAKVPAGYDPRKRPWMSQAMQSTKRSLVSKAYMSVSKYPVASAMAKVYNDAKELIGVVGVDLDLSMLVRVMGEIRMGRTGRVSLLEEDGTIIAYPDNKDILMKRLGDTSLPGLDSLAGKHDGVYNTTINGIDKLVCIYSVKGYKYKLIFIQDRSEIYESARHTAGLISIAGIIAAIFLGGFGYALARYIVAPLNVMVSTAHAIKNGNYDEVPNDKSFSGELLELNEALSAMISSLTEALGVAAQKTSEAEEQSAAASEALAAAQKAQEEAESARREGVMQAINQLEAVVAGASVASDELAGQIDQTRRGTENQAARTSETATAMEEMNSAVTEVVKSAEDAANHSDKAREQAEKGAEIVQHVITAINDVEQRSTVMKSRLGELGEQAEGIGQVMTVITDIADQTNLLALNAAIEAARAGEAGKGFAVVADEVRKLAEKTMQATREVGEAVSAIQSGTQDNIDAMDKTGEAVEHSTTLANEAGTVLGTMVPLIEGSADMARTIATASAQQSATSEGINQSVEEVSLLAEDMASSAAESVRSMDHLRELTNDLRRIIDELQE; encoded by the coding sequence ATGTTCAAAACCATAAAATCTAAGATTGCGGCAGGATTTATAGCGTCGTGTTTGATATCGATTATTGCCGTAGCAACTATGTCTTTTGTGATTCTGAAGCAAAGTGCAAAGGAAGATTTTGTTAAAGAAGCTGAGTTAAGTGCTCATCTTGTAGATAATTATCTTTCTTTTTTTATGCAGTCTGCGGAGAATAATGCAGTTCACTTAGCTAACGATTCCGTCCTAAAAAGTGCGGGTGGTAAGCTTGATGTATTTTATAATTCTACTCAGCCAGCCTTTGTTTTTCGTGGCAATGAAACAGTGGAACAGCAGGCGATAGCGAAAGTTTTTAAAGATCTGATACAGACTCATTCACTCTACGGGGTTGTATTTATGGGAATGACAGACGGCGGTTATATTCATTACCCCGACGCTAAAGTTCCTGCTGGGTATGACCCTCGAAAGCGTCCGTGGATGAGCCAGGCAATGCAGTCCACCAAGAGATCTCTAGTCTCGAAGGCTTATATGTCAGTTTCCAAGTACCCTGTCGCAAGTGCCATGGCAAAAGTGTATAATGATGCCAAAGAACTCATTGGGGTAGTTGGGGTTGATTTAGACCTTTCTATGCTGGTTCGTGTTATGGGTGAAATTCGAATGGGGCGTACTGGGCGAGTTTCTTTGCTTGAAGAGGATGGAACAATTATTGCCTATCCTGACAACAAAGATATTTTAATGAAACGCCTTGGTGACACTTCGCTCCCCGGTTTAGATTCTCTCGCGGGTAAACATGATGGGGTGTATAATACCACTATTAACGGCATAGATAAGTTGGTGTGTATTTACTCTGTAAAAGGGTATAAATACAAATTGATTTTTATTCAGGATAGAAGCGAAATATATGAAAGTGCACGACATACCGCCGGTTTGATAAGTATTGCCGGAATAATTGCCGCGATATTCCTTGGTGGGTTTGGGTATGCGTTAGCTCGATATATTGTAGCACCGTTAAATGTTATGGTTTCTACTGCTCATGCTATTAAAAATGGTAATTATGATGAAGTACCAAATGATAAATCATTTAGTGGTGAGTTGTTAGAGTTGAATGAGGCACTGTCTGCAATGATAAGCAGTTTGACCGAAGCCTTGGGGGTTGCTGCTCAAAAAACAAGCGAGGCTGAAGAGCAGAGTGCTGCTGCCTCTGAAGCACTTGCAGCTGCCCAAAAAGCGCAAGAAGAAGCTGAAAGTGCGCGTCGTGAAGGTGTAATGCAGGCTATTAATCAGCTTGAAGCGGTTGTGGCAGGGGCTTCAGTTGCTTCTGATGAGCTAGCAGGACAGATAGATCAAACTCGACGCGGTACGGAGAATCAAGCAGCACGAACAAGCGAAACTGCTACCGCAATGGAAGAAATGAACTCTGCCGTTACGGAAGTTGTTAAAAGTGCAGAAGATGCTGCTAATCACTCAGATAAAGCACGTGAGCAAGCTGAAAAGGGTGCTGAAATTGTTCAGCATGTAATTACAGCTATTAATGATGTTGAACAGCGGTCAACAGTTATGAAATCCCGATTGGGCGAACTTGGGGAGCAGGCAGAAGGGATTGGGCAGGTAATGACTGTCATTACTGATATTGCAGATCAGACTAACTTGCTTGCCTTGAACGCTGCCATTGAAGCTGCTCGGGCTGGGGAAGCTGGCAAAGGCTTTGCTGTCGTAGCAGATGAAGTTCGTAAGCTTGCAGAAAAAACCATGCAAGCAACCAGAGAAGTCGGCGAGGCTGTTTCAGCTATTCAAAGCGGTACACAGGATAATATAGATGCTATGGACAAAACAGGTGAGGCTGTTGAGCATAGTACAACTCTTGCAAATGAGGCTGGAACTGTGCTGGGAACAATGGTGCCTTTGATAGAAGGTTCAGCGGATATGGCGCGAACAATTGCCACCGCATCTGCACAGCAGTCTGCAACGAGTGAAGGAATAAATCAAAGTGTAGAGGAAGTGAGTCTTCTTGCAGAGGACATGGCTTCTTCTGCCGCAGAATCAGTACGATCTATGGATCACCTTCGCGAACTGACAAACGATTTACGGCGTATTATTGATGAATTGCAAGAATAG